The following proteins are encoded in a genomic region of Haloarcula marina:
- a CDS encoding winged helix-turn-helix domain-containing protein produces MTNSDPWDKVSYVISSRYRIATLQRLSEGPATPSLIADETDLSIAHVSRALQELRDNDLVRLLVSEDRRKGRVYGITDAGLDVWQTIETENMV; encoded by the coding sequence ATGACGAATTCGGACCCGTGGGACAAAGTCAGCTACGTGATCAGCTCCCGCTATCGCATCGCAACGTTGCAACGACTCTCAGAGGGACCCGCGACGCCGTCGCTCATCGCCGACGAAACGGACCTCAGCATCGCACACGTCTCTCGGGCGCTCCAAGAGCTACGGGACAACGATCTCGTCCGCCTGCTCGTCTCCGAGGACCGGCGCAAGGGCCGCGTCTACGGCATCACCGACGCCGGGCTAGACGTCTGGCAGACCATCGAGACCGAAAACATGGTGTGA
- a CDS encoding DegT/DnrJ/EryC1/StrS family aminotransferase codes for MSDARSFEPTMSIASPDVGRDELRRIHDVLRSGHLSGGDEVDAFGAEFAEYCDVAHGVPTSNGTTALHAALVALGVGPGDTVLTTPFSFVATANAVRHAGADPVFADIDPQTYNLDPDSVAETMADRDVDAILAVHLYGCPAPMQELRALADEHDAALIEDAAQAHGATYRGDPVGSLGDAACFSFYPTKNMTTGEGGIVVTDDETVAENCWEFIDHGRDGEGNHASVGHNFRMTDICAAVGRVQLEKLNDYVEARRNNAAEYTEALVGSDLVAPVEPAGSRHSYHQYTIRCADREAVQDHLERYGVPSAVYYPRPIHEEPAYEDVTTSLPAAERAADEVLSVPVHPDLSARDVRAVSLALMEYDQ; via the coding sequence ATGAGTGACGCGCGCTCGTTCGAGCCTACGATGTCCATCGCGTCACCCGATGTCGGCCGCGACGAATTGCGCCGCATTCACGACGTCCTCCGCTCCGGCCACTTGAGCGGCGGCGACGAAGTGGACGCGTTCGGCGCTGAGTTCGCAGAGTACTGTGACGTCGCCCACGGCGTCCCGACCAGCAACGGGACGACCGCTCTCCACGCCGCGCTGGTCGCGCTTGGTGTCGGCCCCGGCGACACCGTCCTGACGACCCCGTTCTCGTTCGTCGCGACCGCGAACGCGGTCAGACACGCGGGCGCGGACCCGGTGTTCGCGGACATCGACCCGCAGACGTACAACCTCGACCCGGACAGCGTCGCCGAGACGATGGCCGACCGTGACGTCGACGCCATCCTCGCGGTCCACCTCTACGGCTGTCCGGCCCCGATGCAGGAACTGCGAGCGCTCGCCGACGAGCACGACGCCGCTCTCATCGAGGACGCGGCGCAGGCTCACGGCGCGACCTACCGCGGCGACCCCGTCGGAAGCCTGGGTGACGCCGCCTGCTTCAGCTTCTACCCCACGAAGAATATGACGACCGGCGAGGGTGGTATCGTCGTCACCGACGACGAGACAGTCGCTGAGAACTGCTGGGAGTTCATCGACCACGGGCGCGACGGCGAAGGCAACCACGCGTCGGTCGGTCACAACTTCAGGATGACGGACATCTGCGCCGCGGTCGGACGGGTCCAACTCGAGAAACTCAACGACTACGTCGAGGCACGCCGGAACAACGCCGCGGAGTACACCGAGGCGCTCGTCGGGTCGGACCTCGTGGCCCCCGTCGAACCCGCGGGGTCACGGCACTCCTACCACCAGTACACGATTCGGTGCGCCGACCGCGAGGCGGTGCAGGACCACCTCGAACGCTACGGCGTCCCGTCGGCGGTGTACTACCCGCGCCCGATTCACGAAGAGCCAGCCTACGAGGACGTTACGACGTCGCTACCGGCCGCTGAACGCGCCGCCGACGAGGTACTCTCGGTTCCGGTCCACCCGGACCTCTCGGCGCGCGACGTGCGCGCAGTCAGCCTCGCACTTATGGAGTACGACCAATGA
- a CDS encoding DUF7344 domain-containing protein: MSGETPLARDTAFGVMSNSRRRFILSTLREADAPVELMRLARGIGAQEAGTSPDDIDTAEQKRIYVSLYQTHIPTLEAAGLVEYDETERTVAPTTSVTETDRYLGPIAPVVPWPRFSGATAGVTGLALVGAALAGSAVAVPTTLVATLVVGLLTVVTAAQCLDYRRRANTRPPELR, from the coding sequence ATGAGTGGGGAGACACCGCTCGCCCGCGATACAGCCTTCGGAGTGATGAGTAACAGCCGTCGTCGATTCATTCTCTCGACGCTCCGGGAGGCCGACGCCCCGGTGGAGCTGATGCGTCTCGCACGGGGCATCGGCGCGCAGGAAGCCGGAACGTCGCCGGACGACATCGATACCGCCGAGCAGAAGCGTATCTACGTCTCGCTGTACCAGACGCACATCCCGACGCTCGAAGCGGCCGGACTCGTCGAGTACGACGAAACGGAGCGGACCGTCGCGCCGACGACTTCGGTCACCGAGACGGACCGCTACCTCGGGCCAATCGCGCCGGTGGTCCCTTGGCCTCGTTTCAGCGGTGCGACCGCTGGAGTCACGGGTCTCGCACTCGTCGGCGCAGCGCTCGCCGGTTCGGCCGTCGCCGTCCCGACGACGCTCGTCGCGACGCTCGTCGTGGGACTCCTCACAGTCGTCACCGCCGCACAGTGTCTGGACTATCGACGCCGGGCGAATACCCGGCCGCCGGAACTCCGATGA
- a CDS encoding HalOD1 output domain-containing protein, whose amino-acid sequence MSTTIAHELAAVMGIDPVEMTPLADSVDTDALDALFGTAATDAQFQFTHEGYRVLVTPTGIAIRPPNLD is encoded by the coding sequence ATGAGTACGACTATCGCCCATGAACTCGCTGCGGTGATGGGTATCGACCCGGTGGAAATGACACCGCTAGCGGATTCCGTGGACACTGACGCGCTGGACGCGCTGTTCGGTACCGCGGCCACGGACGCCCAGTTCCAGTTCACGCACGAGGGATATCGCGTACTCGTCACGCCGACGGGCATCGCGATCCGACCGCCGAATCTCGACTGA
- a CDS encoding metallophosphoesterase produces the protein MTDSYYLISDLHIGGDEQLGHVDFLEELLSFLRMLETTDEDAELIINGDAFGLWEFTDLDGLDKFDALVDRYPELFEQLRATGGQVPITLIPGNHDYELAAYSEYVDRLAEFNVTLRQEISITRDVGDYVVYIEHGMQRDSNNQIPDFGNPYANPPGYFVNRQITSRAGRLSGRGKFNWLKDIQAVTPMTQIPAWMVSNYFYREMSPWLRYVSAPFLFLFNIGFLYILAFGLDAVGLWSLPMDLVERFLELFGPVGMLVDLLLTANLAITVVLILVAIPLYVLGRDVRKTLWRFGIDRPEDRSSTGETYLDGARAVFASDPEIAVFVYGHTHRPSVTEVADRVVVNTGTWLKRLRRVEPVFGVLPPVFYSWYQLNYVRVSATEDGGVAVDYEVVEKPAPNEETWFQRLVTRAPKREDQIPSRTVVRPTSDPVPAAVGGSDQESG, from the coding sequence GTGACTGATTCGTACTACCTTATCAGCGACCTCCACATCGGGGGCGACGAGCAACTGGGACACGTCGATTTCCTGGAGGAGTTGCTGTCGTTCCTCCGGATGCTCGAAACGACCGATGAGGACGCCGAGTTGATAATCAACGGTGACGCGTTCGGTCTGTGGGAGTTCACCGACCTCGACGGACTCGACAAGTTCGACGCGCTCGTCGACCGGTATCCGGAACTGTTCGAGCAGTTGAGAGCGACGGGCGGTCAGGTCCCGATCACGCTGATACCCGGAAATCACGACTACGAACTCGCGGCATATTCCGAGTACGTCGACCGTTTGGCCGAGTTCAACGTCACGCTTCGACAGGAAATCTCGATCACACGGGACGTCGGTGACTACGTCGTCTACATCGAGCACGGGATGCAGCGCGACTCCAACAACCAGATTCCGGATTTCGGGAACCCGTACGCGAACCCACCGGGATACTTCGTCAACAGACAGATAACGAGTCGCGCCGGTCGCCTCTCCGGTCGCGGGAAGTTCAACTGGCTCAAGGATATCCAGGCGGTGACGCCGATGACCCAGATTCCGGCGTGGATGGTGTCCAACTACTTCTATCGTGAGATGAGTCCGTGGCTCAGATACGTCTCCGCGCCGTTTCTATTCCTGTTCAACATCGGATTCCTCTACATCCTGGCGTTCGGACTCGATGCGGTCGGCCTCTGGTCGCTGCCGATGGACCTCGTCGAACGCTTCCTCGAACTGTTCGGCCCCGTCGGGATGCTGGTCGACCTGCTGTTGACTGCGAACCTCGCTATCACCGTGGTACTGATACTCGTCGCTATACCGCTGTACGTTCTCGGCAGAGACGTTCGGAAGACGCTCTGGCGGTTCGGTATCGACCGACCGGAGGACCGGAGTTCGACGGGAGAGACCTATCTCGACGGTGCGAGAGCCGTGTTCGCGTCCGACCCGGAAATCGCCGTGTTCGTCTACGGGCACACTCACCGACCCTCGGTCACCGAAGTGGCCGACAGGGTCGTCGTCAACACGGGAACGTGGCTGAAGCGACTCCGGCGGGTCGAACCGGTATTCGGCGTCCTGCCGCCGGTCTTTTACTCGTGGTACCAACTCAACTACGTCCGCGTCTCTGCGACCGAGGACGGCGGCGTCGCCGTCGACTACGAAGTCGTGGAGAAGCCAGCGCCGAACGAGGAGACGTGGTTCCAGCGCCTCGTCACGAGAGCACCGAAGCGGGAGGACCAGATTCCGTCCCGAACCGTCGTCCGACCCACGAGTGACCCGGTGCCAGCGGCCGTAGGAGGGTCCGACCAAGAGAGCGGGTGA
- a CDS encoding DegT/DnrJ/EryC1/StrS family aminotransferase, with protein sequence MTEQVPFTDVYVDDDIVERVVETLESRRYVKGPRVQELERQFAETCGTAHAVGVSSGTAALHLSMKAAGIGPGDSVLVPAHTFFATVSPVLELGAEPVFVDVNPQTYTMSGTDLARKASKADNPQAVVPVHLYGQPAAMHAVWSVADAHDLTVFEDSCQAHGATYRGERTGSLGDVGCFSFYPSKNMTVAGDGGMLVTDDDELARTARQLRNHGRDADGNHVRLGLNHRLNEVSAAAGLEQLSHLADWNADRAAAAARYRENLGDVPEVELPVERDNGTHVYHLFVVQVPDRDDLQLYLEEQGIQTGIHYDPPVHLTPAMQKELSERPTLPETERICSRILSLPMHPRITDAEIDRVSDAIRRYYE encoded by the coding sequence ATGACGGAACAGGTCCCGTTCACAGACGTCTACGTCGACGACGACATCGTCGAGCGTGTCGTCGAAACCCTCGAATCGCGGCGCTACGTCAAGGGCCCGCGTGTGCAAGAGCTCGAACGACAGTTCGCCGAGACGTGTGGCACAGCCCACGCCGTCGGCGTCAGCAGCGGCACCGCCGCGTTACACCTCTCGATGAAAGCCGCCGGTATCGGCCCAGGCGACTCCGTACTGGTCCCGGCACACACCTTCTTCGCGACGGTCAGCCCCGTCCTCGAACTCGGCGCAGAACCGGTGTTCGTCGACGTGAACCCGCAGACGTACACGATGAGCGGGACCGACCTCGCTCGGAAGGCGTCGAAGGCCGACAACCCGCAGGCCGTCGTGCCGGTCCACCTCTACGGCCAACCGGCGGCGATGCACGCCGTCTGGAGCGTCGCCGACGCCCACGACCTCACGGTCTTCGAGGATTCGTGTCAGGCCCACGGCGCGACCTACCGCGGCGAACGAACCGGGAGTCTCGGCGACGTGGGATGTTTCAGTTTCTACCCCTCGAAGAACATGACCGTCGCGGGCGACGGCGGGATGCTCGTCACCGACGACGACGAACTCGCTCGCACCGCCCGCCAACTCCGGAACCACGGCCGCGACGCGGACGGTAATCACGTCCGACTCGGCCTCAATCACCGACTCAACGAGGTCAGCGCCGCCGCCGGACTCGAACAGCTATCGCACCTCGCCGACTGGAACGCCGACCGGGCGGCCGCCGCGGCGCGCTACCGCGAGAACCTCGGCGACGTTCCCGAAGTGGAACTCCCGGTCGAACGCGACAACGGGACCCACGTCTACCACCTGTTCGTCGTCCAAGTGCCGGACCGAGACGACCTGCAGTTGTATCTGGAGGAACAGGGCATCCAGACCGGCATCCACTACGACCCGCCGGTCCACCTCACCCCGGCAATGCAGAAGGAACTGAGCGAGCGCCCGACGCTCCCCGAAACGGAGCGAATCTGCTCGCGCATCCTCTCGCTCCCGATGCACCCCCGCATCACCGATGCGGAGATAGACCGGGTCAGCGACGCCATCCGGAGGTACTACGAATGA
- a CDS encoding Gfo/Idh/MocA family protein, which yields MRYGVVGTGYWGKNHVRVARELQDEGHFDEVVICDTDEQRVQSLADSYDVPYVTSIDELDVDAATVATPSTTHLDIGKTLLGQGTDLLIEKPLALNSTDAWDLVETADEQDCSLGVGHIFRYHPALRALKRRIDRGELGRIKYLQTRRFSFRVPRRTTGVLYSLAVHDVDIYDYLLDRRPDTIHGRFDSFVREDIVETSTLTLGYGKATGVINSSWQVPVFDKTRDLIVVGSNRSAYIDYLENTKLEVFDAEVFSDPDGGLNSRNDGSMVHVTDEQEPLKLEVESFADASKSGEDPPASGTVGARAIETLEHAERSAREDIVVSMDEPALVGQYGDD from the coding sequence ATGAGGTACGGCGTCGTCGGGACCGGATACTGGGGGAAGAACCACGTCCGAGTCGCCCGCGAACTGCAAGACGAGGGTCACTTCGACGAGGTGGTCATCTGCGATACGGACGAACAGCGCGTCCAGTCGCTCGCGGATTCCTACGACGTGCCGTACGTGACCAGTATTGACGAGTTGGACGTGGACGCCGCGACGGTGGCGACGCCGTCGACCACCCACCTCGACATCGGGAAGACGTTGCTCGGGCAGGGCACGGACCTCCTCATCGAGAAACCGCTGGCGCTGAACTCGACGGATGCATGGGACCTCGTCGAAACCGCCGACGAGCAGGACTGTTCGCTCGGCGTGGGTCACATCTTCCGCTACCACCCCGCCCTGCGGGCCTTGAAGCGCCGTATCGACCGCGGCGAACTCGGCCGCATCAAGTACCTCCAGACCCGGCGCTTCTCCTTCCGCGTCCCGCGGCGGACCACGGGCGTCCTCTACTCGCTCGCGGTCCACGACGTAGACATCTACGACTACCTCCTGGACCGTCGCCCCGACACCATCCACGGCCGGTTCGACTCCTTCGTCAGAGAGGACATCGTCGAGACGTCGACGCTGACGCTCGGCTACGGGAAGGCCACCGGCGTCATCAACTCCTCGTGGCAGGTCCCCGTCTTCGATAAGACCAGGGACCTCATCGTCGTCGGGTCGAACCGCTCGGCGTACATCGACTACCTCGAGAACACGAAGCTCGAAGTGTTCGACGCCGAGGTGTTCTCTGACCCCGACGGCGGCCTCAATTCGCGCAACGACGGCTCGATGGTTCACGTCACCGACGAGCAAGAACCCCTGAAGCTCGAAGTCGAGTCGTTCGCCGATGCCTCGAAAAGCGGCGAAGACCCGCCCGCGAGCGGGACCGTCGGTGCGCGCGCCATCGAGACGCTCGAACACGCCGAGCGCTCCGCGCGAGAAGACATCGTCGTCTCGATGGACGAACCGGCGCTCGTCGGGCAGTACGGCGACGACTAG
- a CDS encoding Hsp20/alpha crystallin family protein, translated as MTRRRRLRPTRRATDDSAETEPPEPFSVDIATDGDAFVVTAELPGVRTQDIDVTVRKNRLRIDVTAESDDVEGTYLRRERNRPAGSRVVELPGPVVEKRASASYNGGVLRLRLPKRDQRRRVGVE; from the coding sequence ATGACTCGTAGACGGCGACTCCGCCCGACGCGTCGAGCAACGGACGACAGCGCGGAGACGGAACCACCCGAACCGTTCTCTGTCGATATCGCGACGGACGGTGACGCGTTCGTCGTCACCGCGGAACTCCCCGGCGTCCGCACGCAGGACATCGACGTGACGGTCCGAAAGAATCGGCTCCGAATCGACGTTACGGCGGAGAGCGACGACGTCGAGGGCACCTACCTTCGGCGCGAGCGGAACCGGCCCGCGGGTAGCCGCGTCGTCGAACTCCCGGGACCGGTGGTCGAAAAGCGGGCGTCAGCGTCCTACAACGGCGGCGTCCTCCGTCTCCGTCTCCCGAAGCGGGACCAACGGCGACGCGTCGGCGTGGAATAA
- a CDS encoding nucleotide sugar dehydrogenase, with amino-acid sequence MAAQSGSEVYAAERGGWALQEAFVSGQIPVAVYGLGKMGLPLAAVFAEVSGNVTGVDIDPDVVASIERGESTVSGEPGLAELVADLAADGSLSATADPEAAATDARVHVVIVPTLLDETNEPDLATLLAAVDGIAAGLSPGDLVVIESTVPPGTTRDVVTPRLAEQSGLDPSEFGVAFCPERTASGRALQDIRGAYPKVVGGVDAESERVAGLLYDELTSNEVLYAGDATTAECVKVFEGIYRDVNIALANELARVTDPLSVDVNRAIEVANTQPFCNIHEPGPGVGGHCIPLYPYFLTSQVETDLPLVETSRSVNDAMPSFVTSTLVGMLDDEGVDVTDATVLLLGVAYRGGVDETRKTPARPIAQQLDELGADVWATDPVVDVASVPDLPAHALSHDAVEYSGDEFDGVVLVTAHDEYHSLDYGSFADAVAVDTRDVLPDVPMSVYTLGSGIRQ; translated from the coding sequence ATGGCAGCACAGTCCGGGAGTGAAGTCTACGCCGCGGAGCGCGGCGGGTGGGCGCTCCAAGAGGCGTTCGTCTCGGGGCAGATTCCCGTCGCCGTCTACGGCCTCGGGAAGATGGGACTGCCGCTTGCCGCGGTGTTCGCCGAGGTCAGCGGCAACGTCACCGGCGTCGACATCGACCCCGACGTGGTCGCGTCCATCGAACGCGGCGAGTCGACCGTCAGCGGCGAACCCGGCCTCGCCGAACTCGTCGCTGACCTCGCGGCCGATGGGTCGCTCTCGGCCACCGCCGACCCGGAGGCCGCGGCGACTGACGCCCGGGTCCACGTCGTCATCGTCCCCACGCTGTTAGACGAGACGAACGAACCGGACCTCGCGACGCTGCTGGCCGCCGTCGACGGCATCGCCGCGGGCCTCTCGCCGGGCGACCTCGTCGTCATCGAGTCGACGGTCCCGCCGGGGACGACCCGCGACGTGGTGACGCCGCGACTCGCGGAGCAGAGCGGCCTCGACCCCAGCGAGTTCGGCGTCGCCTTCTGTCCCGAACGGACCGCCAGCGGCCGCGCGCTCCAAGACATCCGCGGAGCGTATCCGAAGGTCGTCGGGGGCGTCGACGCCGAGAGCGAACGCGTCGCGGGACTGCTGTACGACGAACTCACCAGCAACGAGGTTCTCTACGCAGGCGACGCGACGACGGCGGAGTGCGTGAAGGTGTTCGAAGGCATCTACCGCGACGTGAACATCGCGCTGGCGAACGAACTCGCCCGCGTGACGGACCCGCTCTCGGTCGACGTGAACCGCGCGATAGAGGTCGCCAACACCCAACCGTTCTGCAACATCCACGAGCCCGGACCGGGCGTCGGCGGGCACTGCATCCCGCTGTACCCGTACTTCCTCACCTCGCAGGTGGAGACGGACCTGCCGCTCGTGGAGACGAGTCGGTCGGTCAACGACGCGATGCCGTCGTTCGTCACGAGCACGCTCGTCGGGATGCTCGACGACGAAGGCGTCGACGTGACCGACGCCACGGTCCTGCTGCTCGGCGTCGCGTACCGCGGCGGGGTCGACGAGACGCGGAAGACCCCCGCCCGCCCCATCGCCCAGCAACTCGACGAACTCGGCGCGGACGTGTGGGCGACCGACCCGGTGGTCGACGTGGCGAGCGTCCCGGACCTCCCCGCTCACGCGCTCTCGCACGACGCCGTGGAGTACTCGGGCGACGAGTTCGACGGGGTCGTTCTCGTGACCGCACACGACGAGTACCACAGCCTCGACTACGGCAGCTTCGCGGACGCCGTCGCCGTCGACACCCGCGACGTCCTCCCTGACGTGCCGATGTCGGTCTATACTCTCGGTAGCGGAATACGCCAGTAG
- a CDS encoding DUF7344 domain-containing protein, with product MSTQDQTPIEKDQTPIESDLDESTSETAAVDAEAQDQEAETQATETDLSLDLIFEILKNSRRREVLHYLRDHEEGERVSLGELAEHVAAIENDTTTEALTSSERKRVYVGLYQCHLPKMDDMGVVEFNQNRGHVELAPAAEQLTEYLDRPAESARVPWHRYYAVISGIGVAVLGLAVGLGLAQSVLLLMVGLVVATFAFCSGTHWYVESQTEE from the coding sequence ATGAGTACCCAGGACCAAACCCCCATCGAGAAGGACCAGACCCCCATCGAATCGGATTTAGACGAATCGACCTCTGAGACAGCAGCGGTCGATGCAGAAGCGCAGGACCAGGAAGCCGAGACGCAGGCGACAGAGACGGACCTCTCGCTCGACCTCATCTTCGAGATTCTGAAGAACAGCCGCCGCCGCGAAGTACTCCACTATCTCCGGGACCACGAAGAGGGCGAGCGCGTGTCACTCGGCGAACTCGCCGAACACGTCGCCGCCATCGAGAACGACACGACGACGGAGGCACTGACCTCCAGCGAGCGAAAGCGCGTGTACGTCGGCCTCTACCAGTGTCATCTTCCGAAGATGGACGACATGGGCGTCGTGGAGTTCAACCAGAACCGCGGTCACGTCGAACTCGCGCCCGCCGCCGAGCAACTGACCGAGTACCTCGACCGGCCCGCCGAGTCGGCGCGCGTCCCGTGGCACCGCTACTACGCGGTCATCTCGGGCATCGGCGTCGCCGTCCTCGGCCTCGCCGTGGGACTCGGACTGGCTCAGAGCGTGCTCTTGCTGATGGTGGGCCTCGTCGTGGCCACGTTCGCGTTCTGTTCCGGAACGCACTGGTACGTCGAATCCCAGACCGAAGAGTAA
- a CDS encoding NAD-dependent epimerase/dehydratase family protein: MAIASLSDRQILVTGGAGFIGSHLTAALAPENDVTVLDDFSTGDRTNLPEGVAVHEGDVRDESTVDEAMAGADVVFHEAAMVSVPESVERPQACHELNGTATLGVLECARRHDARVVMASSAAVYGDPESVPVAEDARLDPSSPYGFEKRLNEQYAQFYAETYDLPTVPLRYFNVYGPRGLDGEYAGVIGTFVRQAQSGDPLTVEGDGEQTRDFVYVDDVVRANLCAATTDAVGRPFNVGTGESVTINYLAEAVRDVVGADVPIEHGPARIGDIDRSEADVRRAAEDLGFEANVGLRKGLSRTLDAER, encoded by the coding sequence ATGGCGATAGCGTCTCTCAGCGACCGGCAGATACTGGTTACCGGCGGCGCGGGCTTCATCGGGAGTCACCTCACCGCGGCGCTCGCACCCGAGAACGACGTGACCGTCCTCGACGATTTCTCGACGGGCGACCGGACGAACCTCCCCGAGGGCGTCGCGGTCCACGAGGGCGACGTGCGCGACGAATCGACCGTCGACGAGGCGATGGCGGGCGCGGACGTGGTCTTCCACGAGGCGGCCATGGTCAGTGTTCCCGAGTCAGTCGAGCGCCCGCAGGCGTGTCACGAACTGAACGGGACGGCCACGCTCGGCGTCTTGGAGTGCGCCCGCCGCCACGACGCACGGGTCGTCATGGCGTCTTCCGCCGCCGTCTACGGCGACCCGGAATCCGTGCCCGTCGCCGAGGACGCGCGACTCGACCCGTCGTCGCCCTACGGCTTCGAGAAGCGACTCAACGAGCAGTACGCGCAGTTCTACGCGGAGACGTACGACCTCCCGACCGTCCCGCTTCGGTACTTCAACGTCTACGGGCCGCGCGGACTGGACGGCGAGTACGCGGGCGTCATCGGGACGTTCGTTCGGCAGGCCCAGTCGGGTGACCCGCTGACAGTCGAGGGTGACGGCGAGCAGACCCGCGACTTCGTCTACGTCGACGACGTGGTGCGGGCGAACCTCTGTGCCGCGACGACGGACGCCGTCGGCCGTCCGTTCAACGTCGGCACCGGCGAGAGCGTCACCATCAACTACCTCGCGGAGGCGGTTCGCGACGTGGTGGGTGCGGACGTGCCTATCGAGCACGGCCCGGCCCGAATCGGCGACATCGACCGAAGCGAGGCCGACGTGCGTCGGGCCGCGGAAGACCTGGGGTTCGAGGCCAACGTCGGCCTCCGAAAGGGACTGTCGCGCACGCTCGACGCCGAGAGATGA
- a CDS encoding cold-shock protein — protein MPRGTVTFVHDEKGYGFIETDAREEDVFFHQSEIDPDLEEGEAVTFDIERGERGPRAVNLRRA, from the coding sequence ATGCCACGAGGAACGGTCACGTTCGTCCACGACGAGAAGGGATACGGATTCATCGAGACGGACGCCCGCGAGGAAGACGTGTTCTTCCACCAGTCCGAAATCGACCCGGATTTGGAGGAAGGAGAGGCAGTGACGTTCGACATCGAACGCGGCGAACGGGGGCCGCGTGCGGTGAACCTCCGGCGGGCGTAG
- a CDS encoding Gfo/Idh/MocA family protein: protein MNTDETLAAGVVGVGSMGRHHARVYNEIPGVELAGVADADEVAAAEVAAEYSTGFADIGELLEVVDLVSIAVPTRFHYDVAMQAIEAGVSVLIEKPFVRDPEDGRELIDRAREVGVQLQVGHIERFNPVVDVLDEVLADLEPIAASARRLGPPVSRDVEDDVVMDLMIHDIDVICSLLDDDVAGVTAIGASDGDYADAQIEFAGGTVCSLTASRITQERIRDLSVTTRECHIAVDFMDQSMRIYRHSDPSYQTNNGDVRYTQESIIERPSIESDEPLKRELRSFVDCVRTGSTPRITGEDGLRALAIAREISDIAYSRDLAVEGVSIADGSTVRE from the coding sequence ATGAACACAGACGAGACTCTCGCGGCGGGCGTCGTCGGCGTCGGCAGCATGGGCAGGCACCACGCTCGCGTGTACAACGAGATACCCGGCGTCGAACTCGCAGGCGTCGCGGACGCCGACGAAGTGGCCGCCGCCGAAGTCGCCGCCGAGTACAGCACCGGGTTCGCGGACATCGGCGAGTTGCTGGAGGTCGTCGACCTGGTCTCCATCGCCGTCCCGACGCGATTCCACTACGACGTGGCGATGCAGGCCATCGAGGCTGGCGTCTCGGTCCTCATCGAGAAGCCGTTCGTCCGCGACCCCGAGGATGGGCGGGAACTCATCGACCGCGCCCGCGAGGTGGGCGTCCAATTACAGGTCGGTCACATCGAACGGTTCAACCCCGTCGTCGACGTCCTCGACGAGGTGCTCGCGGACCTCGAGCCGATAGCCGCCTCGGCCCGGCGACTCGGACCGCCGGTGTCCCGCGACGTGGAAGACGACGTGGTGATGGACCTGATGATTCACGACATCGACGTCATCTGTTCGTTACTGGACGACGACGTGGCGGGCGTCACGGCCATCGGCGCGTCCGACGGCGACTACGCCGACGCTCAGATCGAGTTCGCGGGCGGGACGGTCTGCTCGCTCACGGCGAGTCGCATCACTCAGGAGCGGATTCGGGACCTCTCGGTCACCACCCGTGAGTGTCACATCGCCGTCGATTTCATGGACCAGTCGATGCGCATCTACCGCCACTCGGACCCGTCGTACCAGACGAACAACGGCGACGTACGGTACACGCAGGAGAGCATCATCGAGCGACCGTCCATCGAGAGTGACGAACCGCTGAAGCGCGAACTCCGGTCGTTCGTCGACTGCGTACGGACTGGGTCGACGCCGCGGATCACCGGTGAGGACGGCCTCCGCGCGCTGGCTATCGCGCGCGAGATAAGCGATATCGCGTACTCTCGTGACCTCGCTGTCGAGGGGGTGAGCATCGCCGATGGCAGCACAGTCCGGGAGTGA